Proteins encoded in a region of the Oscillospiraceae bacterium MB24-C1 genome:
- a CDS encoding CatA-like O-acetyltransferase — MNFIDLSTWDRAMHYQAFRDSIQPQYCTTFEVDITNFLIKIKERGYSFTFSLVYAVTKCANQIEAFRCRFVDGKPAVLNTINTSFTYLKKGTELFKVVNVPMQDTIKEYVDLAKKIEKNQEDYFTAPMGNDIYQFSPFPWVSYTHISHTNSGKKDNATPLFDWGKFYEKDGKILLPFSVQVHHSFVDGVHIGQLARLLQTYLDGEIL, encoded by the coding sequence ATGAATTTTATTGACTTATCCACATGGGACAGAGCTATGCACTATCAAGCTTTCCGAGACAGTATACAGCCACAGTATTGTACCACATTTGAAGTGGACATTACGAATTTCCTGATAAAGATAAAGGAACGGGGATATTCATTTACATTTTCTCTTGTGTATGCTGTAACAAAATGTGCGAACCAGATAGAAGCGTTCCGCTGTCGCTTCGTAGACGGAAAACCTGCTGTCCTGAATACAATCAACACTTCATTTACTTACTTAAAAAAGGGGACAGAGCTATTTAAAGTTGTGAATGTTCCAATGCAGGACACCATAAAAGAATATGTTGATTTGGCTAAAAAGATCGAGAAAAACCAAGAAGATTATTTTACTGCACCAATGGGAAATGATATATACCAGTTTTCACCGTTTCCGTGGGTATCGTACACTCATATTTCGCATACGAACTCTGGTAAAAAAGATAATGCCACACCGCTATTTGATTGGGGAAAGTTTTACGAAAAAGACGGTAAAATACTACTGCCATTTTCCGTACAGGTACACCATTCATTTGTCGACGGCGTGCATATTGGTCAATTGGCAAGGCTTTTACAAACGTATCTCGATGGTGAGATTCTATAA
- a CDS encoding acetyl-CoA hydrolase/transferase C-terminal domain-containing protein, with protein sequence MPKYEELYNKKLKTPKEIADMVQSGYVCVSPTCMAQPDAIAQAIASRANRGELEGVKHHSVIAIEPAPFVDMELRGKYDYVSWFTQAAARSSVQSGLSDYMPCHYSEEIALWDMRGAPDVVYAVVTPMDRHGYFSFGLVASECVELVSRAKYVFLEVNRNMPRLFGNNIIHISQATAICEHDAPISTLSPPLVTEKDKTIGQLIAQYISDGSTIQLGIGGVPSAVANCLYDKKDLGIHTELFMDSMVDLIEAGVVTNLKKSINTGKTVAAFAWGSQRMYDFLHNNVSVEMMPVSYVNNPYTIAQIENFVSVNSCLEVDLLGQVCAESIGSIHFSGSGGQVDFVRGCNMSLGGKSFIAMPSTAKNNTISKIKPILTPGAAVTTGKNDVDYIVTEYGVAHLRGRTAGERAKELIKIAHPKFQEELLHETKRMKLII encoded by the coding sequence GTGCCGAAGTATGAGGAACTATATAATAAAAAACTGAAAACACCCAAAGAAATTGCCGACATGGTACAGTCAGGATATGTTTGTGTCTCTCCAACCTGTATGGCACAGCCCGATGCAATTGCACAGGCAATTGCATCGCGTGCCAATAGAGGCGAGTTGGAGGGTGTCAAGCATCATAGCGTCATCGCCATTGAGCCGGCACCTTTTGTGGACATGGAGCTGCGCGGAAAATATGATTACGTTTCCTGGTTTACGCAAGCCGCTGCGCGCTCCAGCGTCCAAAGTGGATTAAGCGACTATATGCCCTGTCACTATAGTGAGGAAATTGCGCTTTGGGATATGCGGGGCGCACCTGACGTAGTCTATGCTGTTGTTACTCCAATGGACAGGCACGGTTATTTCAGCTTTGGTTTGGTTGCATCGGAATGCGTGGAGTTAGTGAGCAGAGCAAAATATGTTTTTCTGGAAGTAAACCGAAATATGCCTCGCTTGTTCGGCAACAACATTATTCATATATCACAGGCCACAGCCATCTGTGAGCATGATGCACCCATTTCAACACTGTCGCCGCCCTTAGTAACAGAAAAAGACAAAACTATTGGGCAGCTAATCGCACAATATATTTCCGATGGCTCTACTATTCAGTTAGGAATCGGTGGTGTTCCAAGCGCAGTTGCAAATTGCTTGTATGATAAGAAAGATCTTGGAATACATACCGAACTTTTCATGGATAGTATGGTAGATTTAATTGAAGCTGGTGTCGTTACAAATCTAAAAAAATCTATAAATACCGGAAAAACGGTAGCTGCATTTGCATGGGGATCTCAAAGAATGTATGACTTTTTGCACAACAATGTGTCCGTTGAAATGATGCCGGTTTCTTACGTAAATAATCCCTACACTATAGCGCAGATCGAGAACTTCGTCTCAGTCAATTCTTGCCTTGAGGTTGACTTATTGGGTCAGGTATGTGCAGAATCCATTGGTAGCATACACTTTAGTGGGTCCGGTGGTCAGGTCGATTTTGTAAGAGGCTGCAATATGTCACTTGGTGGTAAAAGTTTTATTGCAATGCCGTCAACCGCCAAAAACAATACAATCAGCAAAATCAAGCCTATTTTAACACCTGGGGCTGCTGTTACCACCGGTAAGAACGACGTAGACTACATTGTAACGGAATATGGTGTCGCACATTTAAGAGGCAGAACTGCTGGAGAGCGTGCAAAGGAACTCATTAAAATAGCACATCCAAAATTTCAGGAGGAGCTTTTGCACGAGACAAAAAGGATGAAACTCATTATCTGA
- a CDS encoding dicarboxylate/amino acid:cation symporter, with product MEKKSVIKNYKFLAILLSSMIVGSIVGWVAPDFGNSIAFLGKLFINMMFCIVVPMVFASIAGAVANMESRQRAGKIMGTTVGVFVITGAIAAIIMFVLMKMIPPVLAPWSDIPAEGMGEYASLTAMIVNFFTASDFVGLLTRRAMLPLIVFSVLFGFSVNMAGGKESLMGKFLDSLTETMMKFVKIVTYYAPVAFFAIFADLVATYGSSVAEGYGRALMVYYPLCFIYIFTAFPLFAWYGGGKGAVSLMFKNIARPAIVSLGTCSSVATIPTNMEVAAQSGISKDVSDIVLPLGATMHMDGSCFSCVLKIAFVFGVFGKSFTWSMLPMVVLVAVLSSVGMSGVPGGGYIGEYIICSIFFPTQMELAFPILVAIGNLVDPPATMINATGDYVVSYIVSRYADGKDWLKKSIATKV from the coding sequence ATGGAGAAGAAGTCAGTTATTAAGAATTATAAGTTCTTGGCTATTTTGCTCAGCAGTATGATAGTAGGCTCAATCGTAGGTTGGGTTGCTCCCGATTTTGGTAATTCCATAGCCTTTTTAGGTAAACTGTTTATTAATATGATGTTCTGTATTGTTGTGCCAATGGTATTTGCTTCTATTGCAGGTGCCGTCGCCAATATGGAAAGTCGCCAACGTGCAGGGAAAATTATGGGCACCACAGTTGGAGTTTTTGTGATAACCGGTGCTATAGCTGCAATAATTATGTTTGTACTTATGAAGATGATTCCACCTGTTCTTGCTCCTTGGAGTGATATTCCTGCCGAGGGAATGGGAGAGTATGCTTCTTTAACTGCCATGATAGTAAACTTCTTTACCGCAAGCGATTTTGTTGGACTGTTAACACGCAGAGCAATGCTGCCGCTTATAGTTTTCTCTGTATTGTTTGGTTTTTCTGTTAATATGGCAGGCGGCAAAGAATCATTAATGGGTAAGTTTTTAGATAGCTTAACCGAAACAATGATGAAGTTTGTTAAAATAGTTACCTACTACGCGCCCGTTGCATTCTTTGCAATCTTTGCAGACCTGGTAGCAACCTATGGTTCCAGCGTAGCAGAAGGTTACGGTAGAGCACTAATGGTTTATTATCCTCTTTGCTTTATTTACATATTTACAGCTTTTCCGTTATTTGCATGGTATGGCGGCGGCAAGGGTGCAGTAAGCTTAATGTTTAAAAATATTGCTCGTCCTGCCATTGTATCTTTAGGTACCTGCTCATCTGTTGCAACAATACCTACAAATATGGAAGTTGCTGCTCAGTCGGGTATTTCAAAAGATGTTTCTGATATAGTACTTCCGCTTGGCGCAACCATGCATATGGATGGTTCCTGCTTCTCATGCGTTCTTAAAATTGCGTTTGTATTTGGCGTATTTGGTAAGTCCTTTACCTGGAGCATGCTTCCAATGGTAGTTTTGGTTGCTGTTCTGTCTTCTGTAGGAATGAGCGGTGTTCCCGGTGGCGGATATATAGGTGAATATATTATCTGCTCAATCTTCTTCCCAACACAAATGGAGCTTGCGTTCCCAATTCTTGTAGCAATAGGCAACTTGGTTGACCCACCCGCTACTATGATTAATGCAACAGGGGACTATGTTGTTTCTTACATAGTATCTAGATATGCAGACGGAAAAGACTGGCTTAAAAAGTCAATCGCAACTAAGGTTTAA
- a CDS encoding MalY/PatB family protein — protein sequence MTYNFDQIVDRTGNLSAKYDEREKKFGTNDVIPLWIADMDFKTAQPIIDALKARAEEGLWGYTTRPASYFEAIKGWQKRRNNWDIDISCMSFCLGVVQTLSAMVQLYTPIGGSVLIQTPVYGEFYDMAEFAGRKVAENQMIEVDGKWGVDWEDFEHKLKQVDMFMFCNPHNPLGIVWTEQELLKMMQLCLKYHVLVISDEIHSDLIFHNKKHIPSAALSKEFAANVVTAISGTKTFNLAGLQASAVVFPNTHMKKVFDNFWMNMDIHRNNAFSVIAMEVAFNEGEEWLTQLLPYISANFDYVVDYCQKNIPQIKTYAPDATYLMWLDCRDLGMTNEQLHDFMIKKAKLGLNDGYAFGKNLNGYMRLNAACPRFVLEKAMKQLEDAVKNHL from the coding sequence ATGACATACAATTTTGATCAAATAGTTGACCGCACTGGAAATTTATCTGCCAAGTATGACGAAAGAGAAAAAAAGTTTGGCACCAATGACGTAATTCCTCTATGGATTGCAGACATGGATTTTAAAACAGCACAACCTATTATTGATGCTTTAAAGGCGCGTGCAGAAGAAGGCCTGTGGGGATATACTACACGGCCTGCAAGTTATTTCGAAGCTATTAAGGGTTGGCAAAAGCGCCGTAATAATTGGGATATAGATATTTCCTGCATGAGCTTTTGTTTAGGGGTAGTGCAAACATTATCTGCAATGGTGCAACTTTATACCCCTATTGGCGGTAGCGTGCTAATTCAAACACCTGTTTATGGTGAGTTTTATGATATGGCAGAGTTTGCAGGACGCAAAGTTGCAGAAAACCAAATGATTGAAGTTGATGGTAAATGGGGCGTAGATTGGGAGGATTTTGAACACAAGCTTAAACAAGTTGATATGTTTATGTTTTGTAACCCCCATAATCCACTTGGAATTGTATGGACAGAACAAGAATTACTTAAAATGATGCAGCTTTGTCTAAAATACCATGTTTTGGTTATTAGTGATGAAATACACTCAGATTTAATATTTCATAACAAAAAGCATATCCCGTCTGCTGCATTATCAAAAGAATTTGCTGCTAATGTAGTTACAGCAATTTCAGGTACAAAAACATTTAATCTTGCAGGACTGCAAGCAAGTGCTGTTGTATTCCCTAATACCCATATGAAAAAAGTTTTTGATAATTTTTGGATGAATATGGATATTCATCGTAACAATGCATTTTCTGTTATAGCTATGGAAGTTGCATTTAACGAGGGGGAAGAATGGCTTACACAACTGCTGCCATATATAAGCGCAAATTTTGATTATGTGGTAGATTACTGCCAAAAAAATATACCTCAAATAAAAACCTATGCTCCAGATGCAACTTATTTAATGTGGCTTGATTGCCGAGATTTAGGTATGACAAACGAGCAACTGCATGATTTTATGATTAAAAAGGCAAAGCTTGGTTTAAATGACGGATATGCATTTGGCAAAAATTTAAACGGCTATATGCGGTTAAATGCAGCCTGTCCCCGCTTTGTACTGGAAAAAGCTATGAAACAACTGGAGGATGCGGTAAAAAATCATTTATAA
- a CDS encoding diaminopimelate dehydrogenase, which yields MKSKINALIVGYGNIGRHALEAIKTDDGFVLKAIIDPIWSKKVAEVDGIPMLESMQQSPSFDVALLCVPSRMVMEVGLEILKMGKRTADIFDIHGHELLHLYQTFEKVAKENNTAALISAGWDPGLDSVVRVLLSVMIPHGITFTNFGPGMSMGHSVAVKAIYGVKDAVSLTYPKGCGVHRRMVYIIPNQGANQQQIKDTLLNDPYFSHDETHVAFVESLDNYLDMGHGVHIERKGRAGAKYNQRAFFDCNIHNPAVTSQVLVMAARAIMKQRPGCYTMGMVPPTDYLNMTVDEIVRDLT from the coding sequence ATGAAAAGTAAAATTAATGCGTTGATTGTTGGCTATGGTAATATTGGTCGCCATGCATTAGAAGCTATTAAAACTGACGATGGTTTTGTGCTAAAGGCAATTATTGATCCGATATGGAGCAAAAAGGTAGCCGAGGTTGATGGCATACCCATGCTGGAAAGCATGCAACAATCACCAAGCTTTGATGTCGCGCTGTTGTGCGTTCCGTCTCGAATGGTTATGGAGGTCGGGTTGGAAATATTAAAGATGGGTAAGCGCACGGCAGATATATTTGATATTCACGGCCATGAACTGTTGCATTTATATCAAACCTTTGAAAAAGTTGCTAAGGAAAATAATACTGCTGCACTTATCTCGGCAGGTTGGGACCCGGGTTTGGATTCGGTAGTTAGGGTATTGCTTTCGGTTATGATTCCCCATGGGATTACCTTTACAAATTTTGGTCCGGGTATGAGCATGGGGCATTCGGTTGCAGTTAAGGCAATATACGGTGTAAAAGATGCCGTAAGTCTTACCTATCCAAAAGGATGTGGCGTGCATCGACGAATGGTTTATATAATTCCTAACCAAGGTGCCAATCAACAGCAAATTAAAGATACTTTACTTAACGATCCTTATTTTTCTCACGATGAAACCCATGTAGCCTTTGTTGAAAGCTTGGATAACTATTTAGATATGGGGCATGGTGTGCATATAGAGCGTAAGGGTCGTGCTGGGGCGAAATATAATCAACGAGCCTTTTTTGATTGTAATATACACAATCCTGCCGTTACAAGTCAGGTATTGGTAATGGCTGCAAGAGCAATTATGAAGCAGCGCCCCGGTTGCTATACCATGGGGATGGTACCACCGACAGACTATCTTAATATGACTGTTGACGAAATTGTGCGTGACTTAACCTAA
- the dapF gene encoding diaminopimelate epimerase, whose protein sequence is MKFWKMNGAGNDFIILNNIEEKLPHNILPQLAKTLCERHLSIGADGLMVVESATQGGDYKMLFFNSDGSIGEMCGNGARCICRYGYENNLAGETQVVETTAGIVTGYRIDKRLYRIRLNDPTTIVLDAEVIIDGVKVECSYIELGNPGLPHAVIPYQNLKEADTGKLREFGEKLRWYNGFSKGANINFYEILGNDYIYERTYERGVEDFTYACGTGTACVVAALSLKEKVSGGTVKADMKGGTLFIDLTKDGEQITDILLTGPTNIVCIGDITDETLSL, encoded by the coding sequence GTGAAGTTTTGGAAAATGAACGGGGCCGGCAATGATTTTATTATCCTAAATAATATTGAAGAAAAATTACCGCACAATATTTTACCGCAGCTAGCCAAAACTCTGTGCGAGCGACACTTGTCTATCGGTGCTGACGGATTGATGGTTGTTGAATCTGCAACACAGGGCGGAGACTACAAAATGCTGTTTTTTAACTCCGATGGTAGCATAGGCGAAATGTGTGGCAACGGAGCGAGATGTATATGTCGTTATGGTTATGAAAACAATCTTGCAGGAGAAACTCAAGTTGTGGAAACCACCGCCGGAATTGTTACTGGGTACCGAATTGATAAGCGATTATATCGTATACGGTTAAACGATCCAACTACAATAGTACTTGATGCCGAAGTTATTATAGATGGTGTTAAGGTAGAATGTAGCTATATTGAGCTAGGTAATCCGGGCCTTCCCCATGCAGTAATACCTTACCAAAATCTAAAAGAAGCGGATACCGGAAAGTTGAGAGAGTTTGGCGAAAAACTGCGTTGGTATAATGGATTTTCTAAAGGTGCCAATATAAACTTTTACGAAATTTTGGGCAACGATTATATTTATGAGCGAACATACGAAAGAGGCGTAGAGGATTTTACCTATGCCTGTGGTACAGGTACAGCATGTGTAGTTGCTGCCCTTTCCTTAAAAGAAAAGGTAAGCGGTGGTACAGTTAAAGCAGATATGAAAGGTGGTACTCTGTTTATAGACTTAACTAAAGATGGAGAACAAATAACAGACATACTGCTAACCGGTCCTACCAATATAGTTTGTATAGGTGATATAACCGATGAGACTTTAAGCCTTTAG
- a CDS encoding TRAP transporter large permease codes for MSTILFGTFLALLVLGVPIAFAIAVAGVSVLLVGGVDLLIVIQRMFASTDSFPLVAVPFFILAGDLLARGAMSKTLVEFAESILGRIRGGLSAVSVVAGMFFAAISGSGAATTAAVGATLIPELKKRSYEEAPSAALIASAGCIGVVIPPSVPLVLYAVIADQSVTRLFSNGFFPGVMMGGMLIVLALYQANKKDYPKGSLFTWKNVWSTFKKAIWALLMPAIILGGIFSGYFTPSEAAAVAVIYAAAISFVVYRDMSVKQFFQIVLGSAKTSAVIMLIISCSGVFGWVLANWKIPERVAQAVLSVSNNPYVLMFLIAGIILIAGVFMETSSAVILLTPVFLPLIKALGVNLIHFGLIFTIGISIGMITPPVAINLFVASSTTGLPIEKISKAVIPYLIGLIAVFLAYVYLPMLLPAIVI; via the coding sequence ATGAGTACCATCCTGTTTGGAACTTTTTTGGCATTGCTTGTGTTAGGTGTTCCAATTGCGTTTGCGATTGCAGTTGCGGGCGTATCAGTACTGCTCGTTGGTGGTGTCGACCTACTCATAGTGATACAGCGCATGTTTGCCTCCACCGATTCCTTCCCGCTGGTGGCAGTTCCGTTCTTTATTCTGGCGGGCGATCTGCTGGCGCGGGGGGCAATGTCCAAGACGCTGGTTGAGTTTGCCGAATCGATTTTAGGACGCATCCGTGGCGGCCTTTCAGCGGTATCAGTGGTGGCGGGCATGTTCTTTGCCGCTATCTCGGGCTCGGGCGCAGCGACCACTGCAGCGGTAGGCGCGACACTTATCCCCGAGTTAAAAAAGCGCAGCTATGAGGAGGCACCCTCTGCTGCGCTGATAGCATCGGCTGGTTGCATCGGCGTAGTAATTCCGCCGTCGGTTCCGCTGGTACTCTACGCTGTCATCGCCGACCAGAGCGTTACACGCCTGTTCTCTAACGGATTTTTCCCTGGCGTGATGATGGGTGGTATGCTCATAGTACTAGCGCTTTATCAAGCAAATAAAAAAGATTACCCCAAGGGGAGTTTGTTTACCTGGAAAAATGTCTGGAGTACTTTTAAAAAGGCAATTTGGGCGTTGCTTATGCCCGCCATCATTCTCGGTGGCATTTTCTCAGGTTACTTTACGCCGTCCGAGGCAGCGGCGGTTGCAGTTATTTATGCCGCGGCAATCTCCTTTGTAGTTTACCGCGATATGAGTGTTAAACAATTTTTTCAGATTGTGCTGGGCAGTGCCAAAACCTCGGCTGTGATAATGCTTATCATCTCCTGCAGTGGTGTGTTTGGCTGGGTGCTGGCAAATTGGAAAATACCCGAGCGGGTTGCACAAGCGGTTCTGTCGGTTTCGAACAACCCCTATGTGCTGATGTTTTTGATTGCAGGGATTATCTTGATTGCGGGTGTATTTATGGAAACTTCCTCAGCGGTTATCTTGCTAACGCCCGTATTTCTGCCACTAATTAAAGCGTTGGGCGTAAATCTGATTCATTTCGGTCTGATTTTCACTATTGGTATCTCAATCGGTATGATCACGCCGCCCGTGGCTATCAACCTATTTGTGGCATCGAGCACCACAGGTTTGCCCATCGAAAAGATTTCCAAGGCAGTCATTCCATACCTAATCGGCCTTATTGCTGTATTTTTAGCTTATGTCTACCTGCCAATGTTATTACCAGCAATCGTCATCTAA